The following proteins come from a genomic window of Halanaerobiaceae bacterium ANBcell28:
- a CDS encoding alpha/beta hydrolase, translating to MDFIRENYSDDVHIFGYTGIGGIFAQYYLSGTDKIKTFSQFACAIHGDTSSFGIPLLISKVLLGIMKGITFVRPKAKMPWSPPKYTGYNAELDNSFYEDLAEKYPEAKKSAIKIFGALFESIISKESKLKQEINCPTLVFKTLHDRYFPAEYFDRYYEGLSCKKKLVTFDDVHNIYYFKGEQFCKNVVEWININR from the coding sequence GTGGACTTTATTAGAGAAAATTATTCTGATGATGTTCACATATTTGGTTACACTGGTATTGGTGGAATTTTTGCTCAATATTATCTAAGTGGTACTGATAAGATAAAGACCTTTTCCCAATTTGCATGTGCAATACATGGGGACACGAGTTCATTCGGGATACCATTACTTATATCGAAAGTATTACTTGGAATTATGAAAGGAATAACTTTTGTACGTCCTAAAGCTAAAATGCCATGGTCACCACCTAAATATACAGGATATAATGCTGAACTGGATAATAGCTTTTATGAAGATCTGGCAGAAAAATATCCTGAAGCAAAGAAAAGTGCAATAAAAATCTTTGGGGCTCTCTTTGAATCTATTATTTCAAAGGAAAGTAAATTGAAACAAGAAATCAATTGTCCTACACTTGTTTTTAAAACACTACATGATAGATATTTTCCTGCAGAATATTTTGATAGATATTATGAAGGCCTTAGCTGCAAGAAAAAACTTGTGACTTTTGATGATGTACATAATATTTATTATTTTAAAGGTGAGCAATTTTGCAAAAATGTTGTAGAGTGGATTAATATCAATAGATAA
- a CDS encoding C45 family peptidase — MKKKLLCLCFILISVSLVACDNNGIGDIIGENTRYSLNIEVEGFGNVITESGEYNANTTVVIDIDPEEDSFFDEWAGPNSNDVQYRDGKWKILMDGDKEITAVFDLKVNAVRIEEKDGYYMVELNYDSGLSHYEIGEIYGKKLVKKINGFEEKIDSYIGTLLDLGVTEEQMFMAVEIIKDQIQEEYKEEIKGIASQLSGNVDQLNDGKLSLNELLIFNLFGDIFAADSCSAISVFGDLSEDASTILGRNLDWYVGNDEITSLHAVKKYRNGDQSFVSIATLGYMGVITGFNNNQIFGAHLISSTFQDTLEVGTRSFAMDLRYALENANSIDGVADYTNNNNYSVSHLVYLADPEISKVLENYTGNNEQNQLRTNACQIRAEWNIPDSIAAVNAFMLDSKPDNFSNLSGNTARWESIVKELSAKGDNISFKDIKDIITYFSGDTPGRHSDGDLYSVNGNNITTQTIVFKPETLELEVFFKPVGDLPANPNFEKIDISFD; from the coding sequence ATGAAAAAGAAACTTTTATGCTTATGTTTTATTCTAATTTCTGTTTCTTTAGTTGCTTGTGATAATAATGGTATAGGCGATATTATTGGTGAAAATACAAGGTATTCTTTGAATATCGAAGTAGAAGGATTTGGGAATGTTATTACTGAATCAGGAGAATATAATGCTAATACAACAGTAGTTATAGATATTGACCCTGAAGAAGATTCTTTTTTTGATGAATGGGCAGGTCCAAATAGCAATGATGTTCAATATAGAGATGGCAAGTGGAAAATATTAATGGATGGCGATAAAGAGATAACAGCTGTTTTTGATCTTAAGGTCAATGCAGTAAGAATAGAAGAAAAAGATGGTTATTATATGGTGGAGCTAAATTACGATAGTGGCCTGAGTCATTATGAAATAGGTGAAATCTATGGTAAAAAGTTAGTAAAAAAGATTAATGGTTTTGAAGAAAAAATTGATTCTTACATAGGAACTTTATTAGATCTTGGTGTTACTGAGGAACAAATGTTTATGGCTGTAGAGATTATAAAAGATCAAATTCAAGAAGAATATAAAGAAGAAATTAAAGGTATTGCATCTCAATTATCTGGCAATGTAGATCAACTGAATGATGGCAAATTATCATTAAATGAGTTGTTAATTTTTAATTTATTTGGAGATATATTTGCAGCTGATTCTTGCTCAGCCATATCTGTTTTTGGTGATCTTTCTGAAGATGCTAGCACTATTCTTGGCCGAAATCTAGACTGGTATGTTGGTAATGATGAAATAACTTCTCTACATGCAGTTAAAAAATATAGGAATGGTGATCAATCCTTTGTATCAATTGCTACTTTAGGATATATGGGAGTTATAACAGGTTTTAATAACAATCAGATCTTTGGAGCCCATTTGATATCATCAACTTTTCAAGACACATTGGAAGTTGGAACTAGATCATTTGCTATGGATTTAAGATATGCTTTAGAAAATGCTAATAGTATCGACGGAGTTGCAGATTATACCAATAATAATAACTATAGTGTAAGCCATCTAGTATATCTTGCTGACCCGGAAATAAGTAAAGTACTTGAAAATTATACCGGTAATAATGAGCAAAATCAATTACGAACTAATGCTTGCCAAATAAGGGCAGAGTGGAATATTCCTGATTCAATAGCTGCAGTTAATGCATTCATGTTGGATAGTAAACCTGATAATTTTTCTAATTTATCAGGAAATACTGCTAGATGGGAAAGTATAGTTAAAGAATTATCTGCTAAGGGTGATAATATATCTTTTAAAGACATAAAAGATATAATTACTTATTTTAGCGGAGATACTCCTGGCAGACATTCAGATGGTGATTTGTATAGTGTAAATGGTAATAACATTACAACTCAAACAATTGTTTTTAAACCAGAAACACTGGAACTAGAAGTGTTCTTTAAGCCAGTTGGCGACCTGCCTGCAAATCCTAATTTTGAAAAAATTGATATTTCTTTTGATTAG
- a CDS encoding response regulator transcription factor — protein sequence MKVLIVDDDSLIRDGLKMILDMEEDIEIIGTAVNGEEAYQLCSKERPEIVLMDIRMPVMDGVQATKMIKKDFKDIKIIILTTFKDSEYIRSAVKAGAEGYILKSRPSESIIESIRAVAQGDVVFEKEVASLLSDMVEKKQQKKSYQDYQLTDREYEITKLLSMGMSNSEIGEELYISEGTVRNYISNILGKLELRDRTQLAIFFLRNLE from the coding sequence ATGAAAGTTTTAATAGTTGATGATGATTCACTGATAAGAGATGGTCTCAAGATGATTCTTGATATGGAAGAAGATATAGAGATTATCGGAACTGCAGTAAATGGAGAAGAAGCCTATCAGCTTTGTTCTAAAGAAAGACCGGAGATAGTTCTAATGGATATTCGGATGCCTGTCATGGATGGAGTTCAGGCCACTAAAATGATAAAAAAGGATTTTAAAGATATAAAAATAATTATTTTGACTACATTTAAGGATTCTGAGTATATTAGATCGGCTGTAAAGGCCGGGGCTGAGGGTTATATATTAAAAAGCCGTCCTTCAGAGAGTATTATTGAAAGTATTCGAGCTGTTGCCCAGGGAGATGTTGTCTTTGAAAAAGAAGTAGCCAGTCTTTTATCAGATATGGTAGAAAAAAAACAGCAAAAAAAATCATATCAGGACTATCAGCTAACTGATAGAGAATACGAAATTACTAAGCTTTTAAGTATGGGAATGTCCAATAGTGAGATAGGTGAAGAGTTATACATAAGTGAGGGTACTGTAAGGAACTATATCTCCAATATTCTGGGGAAATTGGAACTGAGAGACCGCACCCAGTTGGCGATCTTTTTCCTGCGCAACCTGGAATAA
- a CDS encoding sensor histidine kinase — MKYDGIGDNMKYYYISIIYLWLLISLMTGFNIDYLEIIFLLGSLALFILKERFFDNFFSSLCFLLIAVAGHNINMNFLLLAAIPAFDSGFKKNYLMAILLITPFTYYSYQLDILIFVLPIAFSILAGYIYGDKLEKEEKYIEFLDKERRLRYQLEQTKSQLLHSRKEIKRLTEIRERNRIARQIHDSIGHSIAGVLFQLQAALKIFKKDEEKTENILKLCLEKLSEALELTRKTVYNIKDYHQDGLKLIKEIIDNFEFCPIEFSFEGNFNNIPVDILEIILSNIKESLTNTAKYSEADKVKINLKIGKKVIRLYYKDNGQGCKQVIEGMGLTGMRERVNNAGGTISTDGSDGFLIVCNIPFEREMSDESFNS; from the coding sequence ATGAAGTATGATGGTATTGGTGATAATATGAAATATTATTATATTAGTATTATATATTTATGGTTACTTATCAGTCTAATGACTGGATTTAATATTGACTACCTGGAGATTATCTTTTTATTGGGTAGTTTAGCTCTTTTTATTCTAAAAGAACGTTTTTTTGATAACTTTTTTAGTTCACTATGCTTTTTATTAATAGCAGTGGCTGGCCATAATATAAACATGAATTTTCTCTTGCTTGCTGCTATCCCGGCTTTTGATAGTGGGTTTAAGAAAAACTATTTGATGGCGATTTTACTTATTACTCCATTTACATATTATAGCTATCAGCTAGATATTTTGATATTTGTTTTGCCAATAGCCTTTAGTATTTTAGCTGGATATATTTATGGTGACAAACTTGAAAAAGAAGAAAAGTATATAGAGTTTTTAGATAAAGAACGAAGGCTAAGATATCAATTAGAGCAAACAAAAAGTCAGCTTTTGCATTCTAGAAAAGAGATAAAGCGACTTACAGAAATAAGAGAAAGAAATAGGATAGCCCGTCAGATACATGATAGCATTGGTCATAGTATAGCAGGTGTTTTGTTTCAATTGCAGGCAGCCTTGAAGATATTTAAAAAAGATGAAGAAAAAACTGAAAATATATTGAAACTTTGTCTTGAAAAACTTAGTGAAGCTCTTGAATTAACAAGGAAAACTGTCTATAATATTAAGGATTATCATCAGGATGGACTAAAACTAATCAAAGAAATTATTGATAATTTTGAATTTTGTCCCATTGAATTTAGTTTTGAAGGAAACTTTAATAATATTCCAGTTGATATTCTTGAGATTATTCTTTCAAATATTAAGGAATCATTAACAAATACCGCTAAGTATTCAGAAGCAGATAAAGTGAAAATTAATCTTAAGATAGGGAAAAAAGTAATCAGATTGTATTATAAAGACAATGGTCAGGGATGTAAGCAGGTAATTGAGGGTATGGGACTTACCGGGATGCGAGAAAGAGTAAATAATGCTGGAGGTACAATATCTACAGATGGTAGTGATGGTTTCTTGATAGTCTGTAATATTCCTTTTGAAAGGGAGATGTCTGATGAAAGTTTTAATAGTTGA
- a CDS encoding ABC transporter permease codes for MEIFKHSIKRILGNKMKVAILLFAPLLFILMFSFFTESFLKVGIVDYDQTVVSEHFINELSSQFIVEMVREEEILDRTISYTLDYSLIIEEGFTEELIRENSAVIKEYYLLESEKIALAQVIINNILNNYQGIAMAANQDSYNFYRIFDQYTQDILSINLISLDQSEKDRTRIALGFLVQFMLYMSIITCGVILEDKENGTFYRTFFAPVSIKRYYLENLLAFMVIAILQLAFILAVLRLIFAFDFAGNFLLIFLILAFFAMVCIAMGIWVVSVCKKSTIAYMSVAVAATPLIMLGGGYWPREFMPDFMQSIAMFLPTSWIIDGIEKLLYVNDNLLAILPELLVLTIFTIIFLAAGMLKKVDISD; via the coding sequence ATGGAAATATTTAAACATTCTATTAAGAGAATACTGGGAAATAAGATGAAAGTAGCCATATTATTATTTGCTCCTTTACTTTTTATATTGATGTTTTCATTCTTTACTGAGTCCTTTCTTAAAGTTGGAATAGTTGATTATGACCAGACAGTTGTGAGTGAGCATTTCATTAATGAATTATCCAGTCAATTTATTGTTGAAATGGTAAGGGAAGAGGAGATACTTGATCGTACTATAAGTTATACCCTGGATTACTCACTAATCATTGAAGAAGGTTTTACTGAAGAACTAATAAGAGAGAATTCTGCAGTAATAAAAGAATATTATTTACTGGAAAGCGAAAAGATTGCCCTGGCACAAGTGATAATTAACAATATTTTAAATAATTATCAAGGGATTGCAATGGCAGCCAATCAAGATAGTTATAATTTTTATAGGATTTTTGATCAATACACCCAGGATATACTTAGTATTAATTTAATCTCTTTAGATCAATCTGAAAAAGATAGAACAAGAATAGCACTTGGGTTTCTAGTTCAATTCATGCTTTATATGTCCATTATTACCTGTGGTGTAATATTAGAAGATAAGGAAAATGGTACTTTTTATCGCACCTTTTTTGCACCTGTAAGTATTAAAAGATACTATCTTGAGAATTTACTTGCTTTTATGGTGATTGCCATATTACAGCTTGCTTTTATTTTAGCTGTCTTGAGGCTAATATTTGCTTTTGATTTTGCGGGCAATTTCCTTTTAATATTTCTGATATTAGCCTTTTTTGCTATGGTATGTATTGCAATGGGTATCTGGGTGGTATCTGTTTGTAAGAAAAGTACTATTGCATATATGTCAGTAGCTGTAGCAGCCACCCCTTTAATTATGCTAGGAGGAGGGTATTGGCCAAGAGAATTTATGCCAGATTTTATGCAAAGTATTGCTATGTTTTTACCAACATCCTGGATAATTGATGGTATAGAAAAGCTTTTGTATGTCAATGACAATCTTTTAGCTATTTTGCCTGAACTTCTAGTTTTAACGATATTTACGATTATTTTTCTTGCTGCTGGTATGCTGAAAAAAGTTGATATTAGTGATTAA
- a CDS encoding ABC transporter permease, with amino-acid sequence MNILYIAYYEFLKKIRDPKFLLIMIISPIILIFILGTTMTNVLTQTDHSLKFSLAYINHDKDEISQHFDTFLDREEITEIITFYEYNDLDSAYNAFDNQKIDGVIYFPEGLTADFINNENVNITIYTNNNSGLIYGFLNSFTSRLNLMSALSADEMAIKMIESFDDFTTERGSNLERITITPEERLPEAIDFYSVVSMLQFLLIGSFLGVMLCKWDYQSDLLHRLKTLPIAQWKILSGQVIGNTFFIFISGLSVILFSKFVYNAHWDGNYFLILGTIFFFSFFSLSLGLLIGRLCKSFYLAIGIMIVLNLIFTTASGGFVPQAALPWMSRLSPNYYAKTIIFSSLYDYPRELMYIAVQGLGLFIIVVFLLLVLSGRGQHDGNI; translated from the coding sequence ATGAATATATTATATATTGCTTATTATGAGTTTCTCAAAAAAATAAGAGATCCAAAATTCTTATTAATTATGATTATATCACCTATTATCTTGATATTTATACTTGGAACTACAATGACCAATGTCTTAACTCAAACAGACCATTCTCTGAAATTTTCACTTGCATATATCAATCATGATAAAGATGAAATTTCTCAGCATTTTGATACTTTTTTAGATAGAGAAGAAATTACTGAAATAATTACTTTTTATGAATATAATGATTTAGATAGCGCCTACAATGCATTTGATAACCAAAAAATAGATGGAGTGATTTATTTTCCTGAAGGTTTAACGGCTGATTTTATCAATAATGAGAATGTTAATATTACTATATATACTAATAATAATTCAGGATTGATATATGGTTTTCTTAATAGCTTTACTAGCAGGCTAAACTTAATGAGTGCTCTAAGTGCTGATGAAATGGCAATAAAAATGATAGAGTCTTTTGATGATTTTACGACAGAGAGAGGATCTAATCTTGAGCGGATTACAATTACTCCTGAAGAAAGATTACCAGAAGCTATAGATTTTTACTCTGTAGTTAGTATGCTACAATTCTTATTAATAGGCTCATTTCTTGGTGTGATGTTATGTAAATGGGATTATCAGTCAGATTTATTGCATAGATTAAAGACATTACCTATTGCCCAATGGAAGATATTATCAGGTCAAGTAATTGGAAATACATTTTTCATTTTTATTAGTGGTTTGTCTGTAATACTTTTTTCTAAATTTGTTTATAATGCCCACTGGGATGGTAATTACTTTCTTATCCTGGGAACAATTTTTTTCTTTTCCTTTTTTTCATTAAGTCTTGGCTTATTGATTGGAAGACTCTGCAAAAGCTTTTATCTAGCCATAGGAATAATGATAGTACTGAATCTTATTTTCACGACTGCCTCAGGAGGGTTTGTACCTCAAGCAGCTTTACCCTGGATGAGCAGATTATCACCAAATTATTATGCAAAGACAATTATATTTTCCAGTTTGTATGACTATCCCCGGGAACTTATGTACATTGCTGTCCAGGGTCTGGGTTTATTTATCATAGTGGTATTTTTATTACTTGTACTTAGTGGAAGGGGGCAGCATGATGGAAATATTTAA
- a CDS encoding ABC transporter ATP-binding protein — protein MILKVKNLIKRYGELLAVDNVNLSLREGEILGLLGPNGAGKTTLINSIIGITSIQSGDIEIFEMDIKEKLSLIKKKIGVVPQNLAIYDDLKAIENINFFARLYGLRGTTLNKKVQEALEFTNLWERRKEYPGQFSGGMKRRLNIACSIVHQPELLILDEPTVGIDPQSRNHILESVRELNRRGTSIIYTSHYMEEVEALCSRIAIMDNGRLIAEGSKAELKEYVQEEVIINIRVSNPSYSIVDNVLTLEGVKEANFQGDNLIVIMEQHNSISKLINTINDNGTDILNISMEQASMEDVFLTLTGKTLRE, from the coding sequence ATGATATTGAAAGTAAAAAATCTAATTAAACGCTATGGTGAATTGCTGGCTGTTGATAATGTAAATTTAAGTTTAAGAGAAGGTGAAATTCTAGGCTTATTAGGTCCCAATGGTGCCGGTAAGACTACTTTGATTAATTCAATTATAGGGATTACTTCAATTCAATCTGGAGATATTGAAATATTTGAAATGGACATTAAAGAAAAATTGTCCTTAATTAAAAAGAAAATAGGAGTAGTGCCGCAGAATTTAGCCATATACGATGATTTAAAGGCAATTGAAAATATCAATTTTTTTGCCAGACTATATGGGCTAAGAGGTACTACTTTAAACAAAAAGGTGCAAGAGGCACTGGAATTTACAAATCTCTGGGAGAGAAGAAAAGAGTATCCAGGACAGTTTTCGGGTGGAATGAAAAGACGCTTAAACATTGCCTGTTCAATAGTTCACCAACCTGAATTGTTAATACTTGATGAGCCGACTGTGGGTATAGATCCTCAATCCAGAAATCATATCCTGGAATCAGTTAGAGAACTGAATAGAAGGGGAACAAGTATTATATATACATCACATTATATGGAAGAAGTAGAAGCACTGTGTTCCAGAATTGCTATCATGGATAATGGTCGTTTAATTGCAGAAGGTAGCAAAGCTGAGCTGAAAGAATATGTTCAGGAGGAAGTAATAATAAATATACGTGTTAGCAATCCTTCATACTCAATTGTTGATAATGTTTTAACTTTAGAAGGGGTAAAAGAAGCAAACTTTCAGGGAGATAATCTGATAGTTATTATGGAACAGCATAATTCCATATCAAAACTTATAAATACCATAAATGATAATGGCACAGATATATTAAATATTTCAATGGAACAGGCAAGTATGGAAGATGTTTTTTTAACTTTAACCGGTAAAACATTAAGAGAGTAG